In Nocardioides sp. JQ2195, a genomic segment contains:
- the pafA gene encoding Pup--protein ligase — protein MDRRIFGIENEYGVTCTFQGQRRLSPDEVARYLFRKVVSWGRSSNVFLRNGARLYLDVGSHPEYATPECDDIVELVTHDKAGERVLEGLLVDAERRLHDEGIAGDIYLFKNNTDSAGNSYGCHENYLVGRAGEFSRLADILIPFLVTRQIVVGAGKVIQTPRGASYSVSQRAEHIWEGVSSATTRSRPIINTRDEPHADAEKYRRLHVIVGDSNMSETTTLLKVASCDLVLRMIEEGVVMRDLTMENPIRAIREISHDMTGRKKVRLANGREASALEIQLEYLTRARDFVDRREIRTPVIDQALDLWERGLKAIESGDLGLVDREIDWVIKWKLIERYRAKHDLPLGSARVAQLDLAYHDIHRGRGLYYLLEKRGAVARVTDDLPIFRAKSVPPQNTRARLRGDFIRKAQERRRDFTVDWVHLKLNDQAQRTVLCKDPFKSVDERVQRLIDGM, from the coding sequence ATGGACCGCCGAATCTTCGGGATCGAGAACGAGTACGGCGTCACGTGCACGTTCCAGGGACAGCGCCGCCTGAGCCCCGACGAAGTTGCTCGCTACCTCTTCCGCAAGGTGGTGTCCTGGGGCCGCAGCAGCAACGTCTTCCTGCGCAACGGCGCACGGCTCTACCTCGACGTCGGCAGCCACCCGGAGTACGCCACCCCCGAGTGCGACGACATCGTCGAGCTGGTCACCCACGACAAGGCGGGGGAGCGGGTCCTCGAAGGGCTGCTCGTCGACGCGGAGCGCCGTCTGCACGACGAAGGCATCGCCGGTGACATCTACCTCTTCAAGAACAACACCGACTCGGCCGGCAACTCCTACGGCTGCCACGAGAACTACCTGGTCGGCAGGGCTGGCGAGTTCAGCCGGCTGGCCGACATCCTGATCCCGTTCCTGGTCACCCGGCAGATCGTGGTCGGCGCCGGGAAGGTGATCCAGACACCCCGCGGTGCGTCGTACTCCGTCAGTCAGCGTGCCGAGCACATCTGGGAGGGAGTCTCGAGCGCCACCACGCGCAGCCGGCCGATCATCAACACCCGCGACGAGCCCCACGCAGACGCCGAGAAGTACCGCCGACTGCACGTCATCGTGGGCGACTCCAACATGAGCGAGACCACCACCCTGCTCAAGGTGGCCAGCTGCGACCTGGTCCTGCGGATGATCGAGGAGGGCGTGGTCATGCGCGACCTCACGATGGAGAACCCGATCCGAGCCATCCGGGAGATCTCCCACGACATGACGGGCCGCAAGAAGGTCCGGCTGGCCAACGGCCGAGAGGCGAGCGCGTTGGAGATCCAGCTGGAGTACCTCACCCGGGCGCGTGACTTCGTCGACCGCAGGGAGATCCGGACACCGGTGATCGACCAGGCGCTGGACCTGTGGGAGCGCGGCCTCAAGGCGATCGAGTCCGGCGACCTCGGGCTCGTCGACCGCGAGATCGACTGGGTGATCAAGTGGAAGCTGATCGAGCGCTACCGGGCCAAGCACGACCTCCCACTCGGCTCCGCACGAGTCGCCCAGCTCGACCTCGCCTATCACGACATCCACCGGGGCCGCGGGCTCTACTACCTCCTCGAGAAGCGCGGCGCGGTTGCCCGGGTGACCGACGACCTGCCGATCTTCCGGGCGAAGTCGGTGCCACCGCAGAACACCCGCGCCCGTCTGCGGGGTGACTTCATCCGGAAGGCCCAGGAGCGCCGGCGCGACTTCACCGTCGACTGGGTGCACCTCAAGCTCAACGACCAGGCCCAACGCACGGTCCTGTGCAAGGACCCCTTCAAGTCCGTCGACGAACGCGTGCAGCGACTCATCGACGGCATGTGA
- the dop gene encoding depupylase/deamidase Dop, with the protein MSVRRVMGTEVEYGISVQGQPNANPMVASSQVVNAYASATAKARRARWDFEEESPLRDARGFDMSRQIADPTQLTDEDLGLANVILTNGARLYVDHAHPEYATPECTNPLDIVRWDKAGEQVMLDAARRASSIPGAAQILLYKNNTDNKGASYGTHENYLMRRSTAFADIVRHLTPFFVSRQVVAGAGRVGIGQDGRDHGFQISQRADFFEVEVGLETTLKRPIINTRDEPHADPEKYRRLHVIIGDANLAEVSTYLKVGTTALVLAMIEDKFITVPLAVDSPVASLRAISHDPTCRHLVTLEDGRKLTGVQLQMEYLDLARKYVEETLGDDADPQTRDVLARWESVLTRLERNPMECAGELDWVAKLKLLEQYRQRDGLEWSDAKLHLIDLQYSDIRPEKGLYHRLARLGRVERLLEDAPVEAAMHDPPTDTRAYFRGRCLEQYADSVAAASWDSVIFDLPGRESLQRIPTIDPLRGSKAHVGELLDRCETAEQLFDALTH; encoded by the coding sequence ATGAGCGTCAGACGGGTGATGGGGACCGAGGTCGAATACGGCATCTCGGTCCAGGGCCAGCCGAACGCCAATCCGATGGTGGCGTCCTCCCAGGTCGTCAACGCCTATGCCTCGGCGACGGCGAAGGCCCGGCGCGCGAGATGGGACTTCGAGGAGGAGTCGCCGCTGCGTGACGCGCGCGGCTTCGACATGTCGCGACAGATCGCCGACCCGACGCAGCTGACCGACGAGGACCTCGGCCTGGCCAACGTGATCCTCACCAACGGTGCGCGGTTGTACGTCGACCACGCCCACCCGGAGTACGCCACCCCCGAGTGCACGAACCCGCTCGACATCGTCAGGTGGGACAAGGCAGGCGAGCAGGTGATGCTCGACGCGGCCCGTCGCGCCTCGAGCATCCCCGGGGCCGCGCAGATCCTGCTCTACAAGAACAACACCGACAACAAGGGCGCCTCCTACGGGACCCACGAGAACTACCTGATGCGGCGCTCGACCGCGTTCGCCGACATCGTCCGCCACCTGACACCCTTCTTCGTGTCCCGCCAGGTGGTCGCCGGCGCAGGACGCGTCGGCATCGGCCAGGACGGGCGCGACCACGGGTTCCAGATCAGCCAGCGCGCCGACTTCTTCGAGGTCGAGGTCGGCCTCGAGACCACCCTGAAGCGACCGATCATCAACACCCGCGACGAGCCCCATGCCGATCCGGAGAAGTATCGCCGACTGCACGTGATCATCGGTGACGCGAACCTGGCCGAGGTGTCGACGTACCTCAAGGTCGGCACCACCGCCCTGGTGCTGGCGATGATCGAGGACAAGTTCATCACCGTGCCGCTCGCCGTCGACTCTCCGGTCGCGTCGCTGCGAGCGATCTCGCACGACCCCACGTGCCGCCACCTGGTCACGCTCGAGGACGGTCGCAAGCTCACCGGTGTGCAGCTGCAGATGGAGTACCTCGACCTGGCCCGCAAGTATGTCGAGGAGACCCTCGGCGACGACGCCGATCCCCAGACCCGCGACGTGCTGGCCCGGTGGGAGTCGGTGCTGACGCGCCTCGAGCGCAACCCGATGGAGTGCGCCGGCGAGCTCGACTGGGTGGCCAAGCTGAAGCTGCTCGAGCAGTACCGCCAGCGTGACGGCCTCGAGTGGAGCGACGCCAAGCTGCACCTGATCGACCTGCAGTACTCCGACATCCGTCCTGAGAAGGGGCTCTACCACCGGTTGGCCCGGCTGGGCCGGGTCGAGCGGCTGCTCGAGGACGCACCCGTCGAGGCCGCCATGCACGACCCGCCGACCGACACCCGTGCCTACTTCCGGGGGCGCTGCCTCGAGCAGTACGCCGACTCGGTCGCCGCCGCGTCCTGGGACTCGGTCATCTTCGACCTGCCCGGTCGCGAGTCGCTGCAGCGGATCCCCACCATCGACCCGTTGCGCGGGAGCAAGGCCCACGTGGGTGAGCTCCTCGACCGTTGTGAGACCGCGGAACAGCTGTTCGACGCCCTCACGCACTGA
- a CDS encoding methyltransferase domain-containing protein encodes MGWWTDHLVPRLTDVSLSAPEISELRVRVCAGLSGRVLEIGFGSGLNLPHLPGTVDSLDAVEPSDLGWSRSCDRRAGSEVPVERIGLDGQVIDAADASYDAALVTFSLCTIPDVERALSEVRRVLRPGGTLHFLEHGRSPDVGVARWQRRLDPLQGLVCGGCHLTRDIPALVQGAGFTMEEVEERHLIRVPAVGKPWAYGFLGRGRLST; translated from the coding sequence ATGGGTTGGTGGACGGATCACCTGGTGCCTCGCCTGACCGACGTCTCGCTCTCGGCGCCGGAGATCAGTGAGCTGAGAGTGCGCGTCTGCGCCGGGCTCTCGGGTCGCGTGCTGGAGATCGGCTTCGGGTCCGGGCTGAACCTGCCCCACCTGCCAGGCACCGTGGACTCGCTCGATGCCGTGGAGCCCTCCGACCTCGGGTGGTCCCGATCGTGCGACCGACGTGCCGGCTCCGAGGTGCCGGTGGAGCGGATCGGGCTCGACGGTCAGGTGATCGACGCTGCTGATGCGTCGTACGACGCGGCGCTGGTGACCTTCTCGCTGTGCACCATCCCGGACGTCGAGCGGGCCCTCTCCGAGGTGCGCCGGGTGCTGCGGCCGGGAGGAACCCTGCACTTCTTGGAGCACGGTCGTTCCCCCGACGTCGGCGTGGCCCGGTGGCAGCGCCGGCTCGATCCCCTGCAGGGCCTGGTCTGCGGCGGCTGCCACCTCACCCGCGACATCCCAGCGCTGGTGCAGGGAGCGGGCTTCACGATGGAGGAGGTCGAGGAGCGCCACCTGATCCGGGTGCCCGCTGTCGGCAAGCCCTGGGCATACGGCTTCCTCGGCCGCGGCAGACTCTCAACCTGA
- the tatC gene encoding twin-arginine translocase subunit TatC: protein MSLVGLLALFSTKPRNGLSDDGRMALGDHLRELRARLLRVTVVLVVAISISLFFFDAIFQLILAPYDDARRSLGSDVSTAATINGAGGPLMLHLKLCGVTALVVTSPYWLYQIWAFILPGLHANERKWSRVFAAIAGPLFLVGSWIGYLTLPKGLEVLISFTPADLTNLIEFSDYLTFLTRTLLVFGIAFEIPVFVILLNLAGIVKGKTLGEHRPWIIIGVFVFAAVATPSTDPFSMLFLAVPMVLLFAISEVICRVMDSRRLKADPSYGLSDDERSAL from the coding sequence GTGTCCCTGGTCGGTCTCCTCGCGCTCTTCAGCACCAAGCCCCGCAACGGGCTCTCCGACGACGGCAGGATGGCCCTGGGCGACCACCTGCGTGAGCTGCGTGCACGCCTCCTGCGCGTCACCGTGGTCCTGGTCGTCGCGATCAGCATCTCGCTCTTCTTCTTCGACGCGATCTTCCAGCTGATCCTCGCCCCCTACGACGACGCCCGTCGGTCCCTCGGCTCCGACGTCTCCACCGCGGCCACCATCAACGGTGCCGGCGGACCCCTCATGCTGCACCTGAAGCTCTGCGGGGTGACTGCACTGGTGGTGACGAGTCCCTACTGGCTCTACCAGATCTGGGCCTTCATCCTCCCGGGCCTGCACGCCAACGAGCGCAAGTGGTCGCGGGTCTTCGCCGCCATTGCCGGGCCGCTGTTCCTGGTCGGTTCGTGGATCGGCTACCTCACCCTGCCCAAGGGCCTCGAGGTGCTCATCTCCTTCACGCCCGCCGACCTGACCAACCTGATCGAGTTCAGCGACTACCTCACCTTCCTGACCCGGACCCTGCTGGTCTTCGGCATCGCGTTCGAGATCCCCGTCTTCGTGATCCTGCTCAACCTCGCCGGCATCGTGAAGGGCAAGACACTGGGGGAGCACCGCCCGTGGATCATCATCGGCGTCTTCGTCTTCGCCGCCGTGGCCACGCCGTCGACCGACCCCTTCTCGATGCTCTTCCTGGCCGTCCCGATGGTCCTGCTCTTCGCCATCTCCGAGGTGATCTGCCGCGTCATGGACTCACGCCGCCTCAAGGCCGACCCGTCGTACGGGCTCAGCGACGACGAGAGGTCCGCGCTGTGA
- the prcB gene encoding proteasome subunit beta has product MSTPSYGSRLPASFLTPGTSSFSDFLAEQSPALLPTSRSVPQGNAGDLSPHGTTIVSATFPGGVIMAGDRRATMGNIIAQRDIQKVFPADEFSCVGIAGAAGLAVEMVRLFQTELEHYEKIEGVTLSMDGKANRLAALIRANLGLAMQGLSVVPLFSGYDLSAEQGRIFSYDVTGGRYEETAFHSVGSGSMFARGALKKLYREDLSEAECVTAVVQALYDAADDDSATGGPDVSRRIFPIVQVITGNGGRRMPDDEVAAIADQVIAGRLRRPDGPAADLI; this is encoded by the coding sequence GTGAGCACCCCCAGCTACGGATCCCGCCTGCCCGCATCCTTCCTGACGCCCGGCACGTCGTCGTTCTCCGACTTCCTCGCCGAGCAGTCACCCGCGCTGCTGCCCACGAGCCGTTCGGTGCCCCAGGGCAACGCCGGCGACCTCTCACCGCACGGCACCACCATCGTGTCGGCCACCTTCCCCGGCGGCGTGATCATGGCGGGTGACCGCCGGGCCACGATGGGCAACATCATCGCGCAGCGCGACATCCAGAAGGTCTTCCCGGCCGACGAGTTCAGCTGCGTCGGCATCGCCGGCGCCGCCGGCCTCGCCGTGGAGATGGTGCGGTTGTTCCAGACCGAGCTCGAGCACTACGAGAAGATCGAGGGCGTGACGCTCTCCATGGACGGCAAGGCGAACCGTCTCGCCGCCCTGATCCGGGCCAACCTCGGTCTGGCCATGCAGGGTCTCTCGGTCGTGCCGCTGTTCTCCGGCTATGACCTCTCGGCCGAGCAGGGGCGGATCTTCTCCTACGACGTGACCGGGGGCCGATACGAGGAGACCGCCTTCCACTCGGTCGGCTCCGGCTCGATGTTCGCCCGAGGCGCGCTGAAGAAGCTCTACCGCGAGGACCTCAGCGAGGCCGAGTGCGTCACCGCCGTGGTCCAGGCGCTCTACGACGCCGCGGACGACGACTCGGCGACCGGCGGACCTGACGTGAGTCGACGCATCTTCCCGATCGTGCAGGTGATCACCGGCAACGGCGGCCGCAGGATGCCCGACGATGAAGTGGCGGCGATCGCCGACCAGGTCATCGCCGGTCGCCTGCGTCGCCCCGACGGCCCTGCGGCTGACCTGATCTGA
- a CDS encoding WYL domain-containing protein, with product MSTGAKEQVGRLLALVPLIRREGDMRVDAAAKRLGVPAQQLVDDLRVLIYCGWPGWLPGDLIEVDLDALDGESVIRIHNADYLSAPLRLSAAEASAITVALRTLRESADGDTLDSLDRALAKIEAVAEDGRTTPRVDVHVPAQQRETTALRARLARAVADQRQVSLTYYVPARDENTERTVDPLGLVDSQGMAYLQAWCHTAHNRRLFRLDRVVAAVVLDTPADAHPDVEPLDLAEGLFRPATDSPEVTLRLAPQARWVAEYYPVESVKERRGDKLDVRMRVADPRWLTRLLLRLAPHAEVLAPQEYADAFTATAQDALSLYRGGGE from the coding sequence ATGAGCACCGGAGCCAAGGAACAGGTGGGCCGACTCCTCGCCCTGGTCCCGTTAATCCGCCGCGAGGGCGACATGCGGGTCGACGCTGCTGCCAAGCGCCTGGGCGTGCCCGCCCAGCAGCTGGTCGACGACCTGCGCGTGCTCATCTACTGCGGATGGCCGGGCTGGCTGCCCGGTGACCTCATCGAGGTCGACCTCGACGCCCTCGACGGCGAGAGCGTGATCCGCATCCACAACGCTGACTACCTCAGTGCTCCGCTGCGCCTCTCCGCGGCGGAGGCCTCCGCGATCACCGTCGCCCTGCGCACCCTGCGGGAGTCCGCCGACGGTGACACCCTCGACAGCCTCGATCGGGCCCTGGCCAAGATCGAGGCCGTCGCCGAGGACGGCCGCACCACGCCGAGGGTCGACGTGCACGTCCCTGCGCAGCAGCGCGAGACCACCGCGCTCAGGGCCAGGCTGGCCCGGGCCGTTGCCGACCAGCGACAGGTCTCGCTCACCTACTACGTCCCGGCCCGCGACGAGAACACCGAGCGCACCGTCGACCCACTCGGCCTGGTCGACTCGCAGGGCATGGCCTACCTGCAGGCCTGGTGCCACACCGCCCACAACCGACGCCTGTTCCGGCTCGACCGGGTGGTGGCCGCCGTGGTCCTCGACACACCGGCCGACGCGCACCCCGATGTCGAACCCCTCGACCTCGCCGAAGGCCTCTTCCGCCCCGCCACCGACAGCCCCGAGGTCACCCTGCGCCTCGCGCCGCAGGCCCGCTGGGTCGCGGAGTACTACCCGGTGGAGTCGGTCAAGGAGCGCCGCGGTGACAAGCTCGACGTCCGGATGCGGGTCGCCGACCCACGCTGGCTCACCAGGCTGCTCCTGCGCCTGGCCCCGCACGCGGAGGTGCTAGCCCCCCAGGAGTACGCCGATGCCTTCACCGCCACCGCACAGGACGCCCTGAGCCTCTACCGTGGAGGTGGCGAGTAG
- a CDS encoding FKBP-type peptidyl-prolyl cis-trans isomerase, which yields MRRVPLLLGTLLLIMAGLSACGDDTGAGTSFDGDTGKVSVAGDFGKEPKLTFDGSLSVSQTKVDVMSEGDGPTLEDGDAVFANLYIANGYTGEQAASTWDDGGRTTMIEVADNPFPAFKEALAGQHVGSRIAVQAPPEDAFGEAGNDNLAIAGSDTVVFVIDLVKKLPDSIEAGKARSPEGGPRIVEKDGTITGLKFTGKTAAINKLTTETLVDGKGPKAKDGDTLVVKYLGQVNGKNEVFDENFSDSSRFPVTLGAGGSIKGWQDGLTGVKAGSRVLLRIPAKLGYGKQGSGEKIPPNSDLVFVLDVLAINN from the coding sequence TTGCGTCGCGTCCCCCTGCTCCTGGGCACCCTGCTCCTCATCATGGCCGGTCTCTCCGCTTGCGGCGACGACACCGGCGCCGGCACGTCCTTCGACGGAGACACCGGCAAGGTGTCCGTCGCCGGCGACTTCGGCAAGGAGCCCAAGCTGACCTTCGACGGTTCCCTGTCGGTGTCGCAGACCAAGGTCGACGTGATGTCCGAGGGTGACGGCCCGACCCTCGAGGACGGCGACGCGGTCTTCGCGAACCTCTACATCGCCAACGGCTATACCGGTGAGCAGGCCGCCAGCACCTGGGACGACGGCGGACGCACGACGATGATCGAGGTCGCCGACAATCCCTTCCCCGCGTTCAAGGAGGCGCTCGCCGGCCAGCACGTCGGGTCCCGCATCGCGGTGCAGGCACCGCCCGAGGACGCGTTCGGCGAAGCCGGCAACGACAACCTCGCGATCGCCGGCAGCGACACGGTCGTGTTCGTGATCGACCTGGTCAAGAAGCTGCCCGACAGCATCGAGGCCGGCAAGGCACGCTCCCCGGAGGGCGGTCCCCGGATCGTGGAGAAGGACGGCACGATCACCGGTCTGAAGTTCACCGGCAAGACCGCCGCGATCAATAAGCTCACAACCGAGACGCTGGTCGACGGCAAGGGCCCCAAGGCGAAGGACGGCGACACGCTCGTCGTCAAGTACCTCGGCCAGGTCAACGGCAAGAACGAGGTCTTCGACGAGAACTTCAGCGACTCCAGCCGCTTCCCGGTCACGTTGGGCGCCGGTGGTTCGATCAAGGGCTGGCAGGACGGCCTGACCGGGGTGAAGGCCGGCAGCCGGGTGCTGCTCCGGATCCCCGCGAAGCTCGGGTACGGCAAGCAGGGCAGCGGGGAGAAGATCCCACCGAACTCCGACCTGGTGTTCGTGCTCGACGTCCTCGCCATCAACAACTGA
- the arc gene encoding proteasome ATPase, with product MSASDNSSSREELISQVRFLEAEVTDLRRKLVDGPVQSGALEQRLIDTQRSLAAVTSQNERLGQTLREARDQILTLKEEVDRLAQPPAGFGTFLARNEDDSIDVFTGGRKLRVTVSPNVDLDELRRGQEVMLNEALNVVAALDFEQVGEVVMLKELMADGDRILVIANADEERVVRLAAPLREQKLRAGDSLLLDSRSGYVYEKVPKSEVEELVLEEVPDIDYSVIGGLVGQIDQIRDAVELPYLHPELFKEHQLKPPKGVLLYGPPGCGKTLIAKAVANSLAKKVAARTGQEGKSYFLNIKGPELLNKYVGETERHIRLVFQRAREKASEGTPVIVFFDEMDSLFRTRGSGVSSDVENTIVPQLLSEIDGVELLENVLVIGASNREDMIDPAILRPGRLDVKIKIERPDAESARDIFSKYLTSALPLHADDLAEFGGDRDSCVAGMIRATVERMYTETEENRFLEVTYANGDKEVLYFKDFNSGAMIQNIVDRAKKMAIKDLLDHDQKGLRVQHMLQACVDEFKENEDLPNTTNPDDWARISGKKGERIVFIRTLITGKQGTEPGRSIDTVSNTGQYL from the coding sequence ATGTCGGCATCGGACAACTCGAGCAGTCGCGAGGAGCTCATCAGTCAGGTGAGGTTCCTCGAGGCCGAAGTCACCGATCTGCGCCGGAAGCTGGTCGATGGACCGGTCCAGTCCGGCGCACTCGAGCAGCGGCTCATCGACACGCAGCGTTCGCTGGCCGCGGTGACGTCCCAGAACGAGCGCCTCGGGCAGACGTTGCGTGAGGCGCGCGACCAGATCCTCACCCTCAAGGAGGAGGTCGACCGACTGGCCCAGCCGCCGGCCGGCTTCGGCACCTTCCTTGCCCGCAACGAGGATGACTCCATCGACGTCTTCACCGGGGGCCGCAAGCTGCGGGTCACGGTCAGTCCCAACGTCGATCTCGACGAGCTGCGCCGTGGCCAGGAGGTCATGCTCAACGAGGCCCTCAACGTGGTGGCCGCGCTCGACTTCGAGCAGGTCGGCGAGGTCGTCATGCTCAAGGAGCTGATGGCCGATGGCGATCGGATCCTGGTGATCGCGAACGCCGACGAGGAGCGCGTCGTCCGCCTGGCCGCGCCCCTGCGTGAGCAGAAGCTGCGCGCCGGCGACTCCCTGCTGCTCGACTCACGGTCGGGCTACGTCTACGAGAAGGTGCCGAAGTCCGAGGTCGAGGAGCTTGTCCTCGAAGAGGTTCCCGACATCGACTACTCGGTGATCGGAGGACTGGTCGGCCAGATCGACCAGATCCGCGACGCCGTGGAGCTGCCCTACCTGCACCCCGAGCTCTTCAAGGAGCACCAGCTCAAGCCCCCGAAGGGCGTGCTGCTCTACGGTCCGCCCGGTTGCGGCAAGACGTTGATCGCCAAGGCGGTCGCGAACTCGCTGGCCAAGAAGGTGGCCGCCCGGACCGGGCAGGAGGGGAAGTCCTACTTCCTCAACATCAAGGGCCCCGAGCTGCTCAACAAGTACGTCGGCGAGACCGAGCGCCACATCCGCCTGGTCTTCCAGAGGGCACGTGAGAAGGCCAGTGAGGGGACGCCGGTCATCGTCTTCTTCGACGAGATGGACTCGTTGTTCCGGACCCGTGGCTCGGGGGTCTCCTCCGACGTCGAGAACACCATCGTTCCCCAGCTGCTCAGCGAGATCGACGGCGTCGAGCTGCTCGAGAACGTGCTGGTCATCGGCGCCTCCAACCGCGAGGACATGATCGACCCTGCCATCCTGCGACCCGGGCGCCTCGACGTGAAGATCAAGATCGAGCGTCCCGACGCCGAGTCGGCGCGCGACATCTTCAGCAAGTACCTCACCAGCGCGCTGCCGCTGCACGCGGACGACCTGGCCGAGTTCGGTGGCGATCGCGACAGCTGCGTGGCCGGCATGATCCGGGCCACCGTCGAGCGGATGTACACCGAGACCGAGGAGAACCGCTTCCTCGAGGTGACCTACGCCAACGGCGACAAGGAAGTCCTCTACTTCAAGGACTTCAACTCCGGCGCGATGATCCAGAACATCGTCGACCGGGCGAAGAAGATGGCGATCAAGGACCTGCTCGACCACGACCAGAAGGGGCTGCGCGTCCAGCACATGCTCCAGGCCTGTGTCGACGAGTTCAAGGAGAACGAGGACCTCCCCAACACCACGAACCCGGACGACTGGGCCCGCATCTCCGGCAAGAAGGGCGAGCGGATCGTCTTCATCCGCACCCTGATCACCGGAAAGCAGGGCACCGAGCCGGGTCGCTCGATCGACACCGTCTCCAACACCGGCCAGTACCTGTGA
- a CDS encoding ubiquitin-like protein Pup — MAQEQKQPKKSTEDTPVEEETVAPEGAVAERKEQLDEDVDAILDEIDDVLETNAEDFVKSFIQKGGQ, encoded by the coding sequence ATGGCACAGGAGCAGAAGCAGCCGAAGAAGTCGACCGAGGACACGCCGGTCGAAGAAGAGACCGTTGCGCCCGAGGGTGCAGTCGCCGAGCGCAAGGAACAGCTCGACGAAGATGTCGACGCGATCCTTGACGAGATCGACGACGTGCTCGAGACCAACGCCGAGGACTTCGTGAAGTCCTTCATCCAGAAGGGCGGTCAGTGA
- a CDS encoding WYL domain-containing protein: MTKSERLLNLLILLLVQRHPITKAKIRATVPPYTEASDEAFDRMFERDKDELRALGVPVELAAVDKFFDDETGYRVNPATFALPGINLTADEAAVIGLATRVWQHAGLAAATSDALAKLSAAGVEVDRSRLDIAAPVVGVSDANFDIFWQSSLDRTRVSFDYQRAGSATPAKRRLEPWGVVSSSGRWYVVGRDVDRGEPRLFRLSRVHGPARRTGRGDAYQVPEGVNLRDLTASLSPGPATETGTVLVRPDTAHSLRRNAVEVETDVAGPGDASWDRITLTYSSTDTFVDEVLAFGPDAVVETPPEARDLAVRRLTKVKGVTA; this comes from the coding sequence GTGACCAAGAGCGAACGACTGCTCAATCTGCTGATCCTGCTCCTGGTCCAACGCCACCCGATCACGAAGGCGAAGATCCGGGCCACCGTTCCGCCGTACACGGAGGCGAGTGACGAGGCCTTCGACCGGATGTTCGAGCGGGACAAGGACGAGCTGCGTGCCCTCGGCGTCCCGGTGGAGCTGGCGGCGGTCGACAAGTTCTTCGACGACGAGACCGGCTACCGCGTCAACCCCGCGACCTTTGCGCTGCCCGGCATCAACCTGACCGCGGACGAGGCGGCCGTGATCGGCCTGGCCACCCGGGTCTGGCAGCACGCCGGCCTGGCTGCTGCCACCAGCGACGCCCTCGCCAAGCTCAGCGCTGCCGGGGTGGAGGTCGACCGGAGCCGGCTCGACATCGCCGCCCCCGTGGTGGGCGTGTCCGATGCGAACTTCGACATCTTCTGGCAGTCCTCCCTCGACCGCACCCGCGTCTCGTTCGACTACCAGCGCGCGGGCAGCGCCACCCCGGCCAAGCGCCGACTCGAGCCGTGGGGCGTGGTCTCCTCGTCCGGCCGGTGGTACGTCGTGGGGCGCGACGTCGATCGTGGGGAACCGCGCCTGTTCCGGCTGTCCCGGGTGCACGGCCCGGCCAGGCGCACCGGGCGCGGAGATGCCTACCAGGTGCCCGAGGGGGTCAACCTGCGCGACCTGACGGCGAGCCTGAGCCCGGGCCCGGCCACCGAGACCGGCACCGTGCTGGTGCGCCCCGACACCGCACACTCGCTGCGCCGCAACGCCGTCGAGGTCGAGACCGACGTGGCTGGACCGGGTGACGCGTCGTGGGACCGGATCACGCTCACCTATTCCTCCACCGACACGTTCGTCGACGAGGTGCTGGCCTTCGGCCCGGACGCCGTCGTCGAGACACCTCCCGAGGCCCGCGACCTCGCCGTCAGGCGACTGACCAAGGTCAAGGGGGTCACCGCATGA
- the tatA gene encoding Sec-independent protein translocase subunit TatA, whose amino-acid sequence MFSRIGPLEITLILLLVVLLFGAKKLPELARGTGRALRIFKAETKGLIDDDDDDQTKPAPKPTGELNAPDRSTDSEALKSEQRPDSAS is encoded by the coding sequence ATGTTCAGCCGCATCGGCCCACTCGAGATCACGCTGATCCTGCTCCTCGTCGTGCTGCTCTTCGGCGCCAAGAAGCTTCCCGAGCTCGCTCGGGGAACCGGCCGCGCACTGCGCATCTTCAAGGCGGAGACCAAGGGCCTCATCGACGACGACGATGACGACCAGACCAAGCCCGCCCCCAAGCCGACCGGCGAGCTGAACGCGCCCGACCGCTCCACCGACTCCGAGGCCCTCAAGTCGGAGCAGCGCCCCGACTCGGCCAGCTGA